A window of Variovorax paradoxus genomic DNA:
GACCGAAGCCAGCGAGTACGACTCGCTGCGCGATGCGCTCGAAAAACTCAAGCTCAACGACTCCTCGCTGCGCTACGAACCCGAGGTGAGCCAGGCGCTCGGCTTCGGCTTCCGCTGCGGCTTCCTGGGCCTGCTGCACATGGAAATCGTGCAGGAACGGCTGGAGCGCGAGTTCGACCAGGACCTGATCACGACCGCGCCGAGCGTGGTCTACCAGGTGGTCAAGAACGACGGCGAGGTGATCATGGTCGAGAACCCGTCCAAGATGCCCGACGTCGGCCGCATGGCCGAAATCCGCGAACCGATCGTCACCGTGCACCTGTACATGCCGCAGGAATACGTCGGCTCCGTCATGACGCTGGCCAACCAGAAGCGCGGAGTGCAGATGAACATGGCCTATCACGGCCGCCAGGTCATGCTGACCTACGAGATGCCGCTCGGCGAAATCGTGCTCGACTTCTTCGACAAGCTGAAGTCGGTGAGCCGCGGCTACGCTTCCATGGACTACGAGTTCAAGGAGTACCGCGCGTCCGACGTGGTCAAGGTCGACATCCTGCTGAACGGAGACAAGGTCGACGCGCTGTCGATCATCGTGCACCGCAGCCAGTCGCAGTACCGCGGCCGGGCGGTGGTCTCGAAGATGCGCGAGATCATTTCGCGCCAGATGTACGACGTGGCGATCCAGGCCGCCATCGGGGTCACCATCATTGCGCGTGAGACAATCAAGGCCCTTCGCAAGAACGTGCTGGCCAAGTGCTACGGCGGCGACATTTCCCGCAAGAAGAAGCTGCTCGAGAAGCAGAAGGCCGGCAAGAAAAGAATGAAGCAGATCGGATCCGTCGAGGTCCCGCAAGAGGCCTTCCTCGCGATTCTGCAAGTCGAAGACTGATCAAAAAATGGCATTCATCACCTCCCTGGTACTCGCGATCTTCGCCGGCTACGTCGGTGCCTGGTATTTCGGCGCGATCGAAGGCAACTTCGCACTGCTGCTGTTCCTGGCGACGGTGGTCACCGGCCTCTACTGGCTGGCCGAACGCTTCTATTTCCTGCCGAAGCGCGAGCAGGCGGCCGCCAGGCTCGAGGCCTCGCTGGCCGAGCGCAACGAGCGGCTGGCAGGGCAGGGCATCAAGCAGGTCGATACCGCCGACGCCAAGGCGAGCGAACGCCTGCTGATGCAGCCCTGGTGGCTCGACTGGACCGCCGGCCTGTTTCCGGTGATCCTGGTGGTGTTCCTGCTGCGCTCGTTCCTGTACGAGCCCTTCAAGATTCCTTCGGGCTCGATGATGCCCACGCTGCTGACCGGCGACCTGATCCTGGTCAACAAGTTCACCTACGGCCTGCGCCTGCCGGTGATCAACACCAAGATCACCGACGGCACGCCGCTGGCGCGCGGCGACGTGGTGGTGTTCCGCTACCCGCCCAAGCCCAGCATGGACTACATCAAGCGCGTGGTCGGCGTGCCCGGCGACGAGGTGTCCTACCTGAACAAGAAGCTCATGATCAACGGCCAGCCGGTGTCCAAGGCACCGGACGCCGACTACCTCGACGGCGAGTCGATGCGCCTGCTCAAGCAGTTCACCGAGGACCTCGGCGGCAAGCAGCACAAGATCCTGAACGACGACGCCGCGCCCAATTTCGTGCCGGGTGCCAGCGACTTCCCGGGCCGCGAAAACTGCCGCTACTCGGTCGAAGGCGTGGTCTGCAAGGTGCCCGCCGGCCAGTATTTCATGATGGGCGACAACCGCGATAATTCGGCGGATTCGCGTTTCTGGGGCTTCGTCCCCGACCAGAACATCGTCGGCCGGGCGTTCTTCGTCTGGATGAATTTCGGCGACCTGGGACGCATCGGTCCGTTTCAATAAGCCGTCATCGGCATCGTTCGAGGGGTAAGAGGGCATGAGAACACATCGGTCTGTCGGTAGCAGGGCGTCGCGGCAGCGCGGCATTTCGTTCATCGGCCTGGTGTTCGTCGCGGTGGTGCTTGCCTGCGTGGGCGTGGTCATCGCGCAGGTCATTCCGACGCTGATCGAGTGGCAGGCGATCGACAAGGCCGCCAACAAGGCCAAGGAAGGCACGACCGTGCCTGAAGTGCGCGCCATCTTCGACCGCGCGCAGGCCATCGACGACTTCAAGTCGGTCAGCGGCAAGGACCTGGACATCAAGAAGGTCGGCGACAAGGTGGTCGTCTCGTATGCCTACGAGCGCGAGATCCCCCTGTTCGGCCCGGCCTACCTGACGCTCAAGTACAAAGGCGAGACCCGCTGAACGCGGCGCTTAAAAAGGTGGACGGCAGCCTCGTCGCGCTGCAGGCGCGTCTCCAGCACACCTTCTCCGATCAGCGGCTGCTCCAGCTCGCGCTCACGCACCGCAGTTTCTCGGCCGACCACAACGAGCGCCTCGAGTTTCTCGGCGACTCGGTGCTGAATCTCGCGGTTTCCCACCTTCTCTATATCCGTCTTTCGGCGCTGCCCGAGGGCGACCTGTCGCGCGTGCGCGCCAACCTCGTCAAGCAGGACACCCTGCACCGCCTGGCGGTGGGGCTGGCGCTGTCGCCGCTGCTCAAGCTCGGCGAAGGCGAGGCCCGTTCCGGCGGCCCCAACCGTCCGTCGATCCTGGCCGATGCGCTCGAGGCGCTGATCGGCGCGGTCTACCTCGATGCCGGTTTCGCGGCTGCCCAGGCGCTGGTGCACCGGCTCTACGAGGCGGTCGAGATCAACCCGCGCATGGAAGCGGCGGCGAAAGATCCCAAGACCGAATTGCAGGAATGGCTGCAGGGTCACAAAATGAAGCTGCCGGTGTACCGCGTGGCCGCCACACTGGGCGCGGCGCACAAGCAGACTTTCGATGTCGAGTGCGAAGTGCCCGAGTTGGGTCTTCGCGAACGCGGCATCGGCGGCTCGCGCCGCGCCGGCGAGCAGGCTGCCGCGGCCGCCATGTTGATCCGGCTCAAGGCACGCGGCGCCGCGTGAAATCACAATGAACGATGCTATCAATCCCGTAGCGGGACCCGAAGACCCCGCAGGCGATGCGCCTGCAACCGGGCCGCAGCACTGCGGCCTCATCGCCATCGTCGGCAAGCCCAACGTGGGCAAGTCGACGCTGCTCAATGCGCTGGTCGGCCAGAAGATCAGCATCACCTCGCGCAAGGCCCAGACCACGCGCCACCGCATCACCGGCATGCGCACCCTGGGCGCCACGCAGTTCGTGTTCGTCGACACGCCGGGCTTCCAGACCCTGCATGCCAACGCGCTGAACAAGTCGCTCAACAAGACCGTGCAGGGCGCGGTCGGCGACGTGGACCTGATTCTTTTCGTGGTCGAGGCGGGCAGCTTCACGCCGGCCGACGAGCGCGTGCTCAAGCTGCTCGGCAAGGGCATCCCGACGGTGCTGCTGGCCAACAAGCTGGACAACGTGCACCGCCGCGGCGACATC
This region includes:
- the lepB gene encoding signal peptidase I; amino-acid sequence: MAFITSLVLAIFAGYVGAWYFGAIEGNFALLLFLATVVTGLYWLAERFYFLPKREQAAARLEASLAERNERLAGQGIKQVDTADAKASERLLMQPWWLDWTAGLFPVILVVFLLRSFLYEPFKIPSGSMMPTLLTGDLILVNKFTYGLRLPVINTKITDGTPLARGDVVVFRYPPKPSMDYIKRVVGVPGDEVSYLNKKLMINGQPVSKAPDADYLDGESMRLLKQFTEDLGGKQHKILNDDAAPNFVPGASDFPGRENCRYSVEGVVCKVPAGQYFMMGDNRDNSADSRFWGFVPDQNIVGRAFFVWMNFGDLGRIGPFQ
- a CDS encoding DUF4845 domain-containing protein, which gives rise to MRTHRSVGSRASRQRGISFIGLVFVAVVLACVGVVIAQVIPTLIEWQAIDKAANKAKEGTTVPEVRAIFDRAQAIDDFKSVSGKDLDIKKVGDKVVVSYAYEREIPLFGPAYLTLKYKGETR
- the rnc gene encoding ribonuclease III, coding for MDGSLVALQARLQHTFSDQRLLQLALTHRSFSADHNERLEFLGDSVLNLAVSHLLYIRLSALPEGDLSRVRANLVKQDTLHRLAVGLALSPLLKLGEGEARSGGPNRPSILADALEALIGAVYLDAGFAAAQALVHRLYEAVEINPRMEAAAKDPKTELQEWLQGHKMKLPVYRVAATLGAAHKQTFDVECEVPELGLRERGIGGSRRAGEQAAAAAMLIRLKARGAA